A stretch of the Streptomyces venezuelae genome encodes the following:
- a CDS encoding alpha/beta fold hydrolase has protein sequence MSTSRIAADAGFAAESAAESAAAFAAAQWTRATGAGVDPHEYRRVAGGLASVADWGPSFVRTGHGYLRRAQDAGSSRTAGEYLLMAARWFHLATLAPYAEAHRAAAEADHALGRALTVLEPGARRVSGEGFTGWLRGPSDAPGTVIVVPGLDSAKEEFLDLVSALLARGLAVFAMDGPGQGVLAATTTFTPDYERVVGRVIDALGVERAGLVGLSLGGYFAARAAALEPRVAAVATVSGPFRLDWAELPPPVHDLMARRTGGAGAAAREFVRQVDLAALAPRIAAPLLVVDGGQDVIPGVTNGEPLARLAPHGRYLSVPHGDHLLGNARPDWLPHLSDHITYALTGPFSGATAP, from the coding sequence ATGAGCACCAGCCGAATCGCCGCCGACGCCGGGTTCGCGGCCGAGTCCGCGGCCGAGTCCGCCGCCGCGTTCGCCGCTGCCCAATGGACGCGTGCCACCGGTGCCGGGGTGGACCCGCACGAGTACCGGCGCGTCGCCGGCGGCCTCGCCTCCGTTGCCGACTGGGGGCCGTCCTTTGTCCGGACCGGACACGGCTACCTCCGGCGTGCGCAGGACGCGGGATCATCCCGAACGGCGGGTGAGTACCTGCTGATGGCCGCCCGGTGGTTCCACCTGGCGACGCTGGCGCCGTACGCGGAGGCACATCGTGCCGCAGCCGAGGCGGACCATGCCCTGGGCAGAGCCCTCACCGTGCTGGAGCCCGGTGCGAGGCGGGTGAGCGGCGAGGGGTTCACCGGCTGGCTGCGCGGCCCGTCCGATGCGCCGGGGACCGTGATCGTCGTGCCGGGACTGGACTCGGCCAAGGAGGAGTTCCTCGATCTGGTGTCCGCGCTGCTGGCCAGGGGGCTGGCGGTGTTCGCGATGGACGGCCCCGGACAGGGCGTGCTGGCAGCCACCACGACCTTCACGCCGGATTACGAGCGGGTCGTGGGCCGGGTGATCGACGCCCTCGGCGTCGAACGCGCCGGGCTCGTCGGCCTGAGCCTGGGCGGCTATTTCGCGGCCCGGGCGGCGGCGCTGGAGCCGCGGGTGGCGGCCGTGGCCACCGTCAGCGGTCCCTTCCGCCTCGACTGGGCGGAACTGCCCCCGCCGGTTCACGACCTCATGGCCCGGCGCACCGGAGGAGCCGGGGCAGCGGCCCGCGAGTTCGTCCGCCAGGTCGATCTCGCCGCCCTGGCACCCCGTATCGCGGCCCCGCTGCTGGTCGTGGACGGTGGGCAGGACGTCATCCCCGGCGTGACGAACGGCGAGCCGCTGGCCCGGCTGGCGCCGCACGGCAGGTACCTGTCCGTGCCGCACGGCGACCACCTCCTCGGAAATGCGCGGCCCGACTGGCTGCCCCACCTCAGCGATCACATCACGTACGCCCTGACGGGACCCTTCAGCGGGGCGACGGCGCCCTGA
- a CDS encoding zinc-binding dehydrogenase, whose protein sequence is MQRLIPTGDAARPVAFAEVPQPVPEPGEALIKVEAFALNRGETFLLEHPRPGLVPGKDIAGLVVQAAADGSGPGIGTRVVGHPPQGGWAEYAAVPTHSLAVLPDGIDSVRAAALPLAGITALRLLRTAGSLAGRRVLLTGASGGVGHYVTELAVGAGAELTAVTATPERGERLAELGATVVHEVEAARGPFDVVLESTGGPALALALSKVRPGGLLVWFGQASRTPVTLDFFHLLGGPERVTIQHFHYAGGGAPYGSDLAALVSLVEQGRLHPEIGRVADWAQTADTLVDLRERTIRGKAVLLTGGTR, encoded by the coding sequence ATGCAGAGACTGATTCCCACGGGGGACGCGGCGCGCCCGGTGGCCTTCGCCGAAGTCCCTCAGCCCGTGCCGGAGCCCGGTGAGGCACTGATCAAGGTCGAGGCGTTCGCCCTGAACCGCGGCGAGACGTTCCTCCTCGAACACCCCCGGCCGGGACTGGTGCCCGGCAAGGACATCGCGGGGCTCGTCGTACAGGCGGCAGCCGACGGGTCCGGCCCCGGCATCGGCACCCGCGTGGTCGGGCACCCGCCGCAGGGCGGCTGGGCCGAGTACGCCGCCGTGCCCACGCACTCGCTCGCGGTGCTCCCGGACGGCATCGACAGCGTACGGGCGGCAGCCCTGCCGCTGGCCGGGATCACCGCCCTGCGGCTGCTCCGTACGGCCGGTTCCCTGGCCGGCCGCCGGGTGCTGCTGACGGGCGCCTCGGGTGGCGTCGGCCATTACGTCACCGAGCTCGCCGTGGGGGCCGGAGCCGAGCTGACCGCCGTCACGGCCACACCGGAGCGCGGCGAGCGGCTCGCGGAGCTGGGCGCGACGGTGGTGCACGAGGTCGAGGCGGCCCGGGGACCGTTCGATGTCGTGCTGGAGTCCACGGGTGGGCCGGCTCTGGCACTCGCCCTGTCGAAGGTGCGCCCGGGCGGCCTGCTCGTCTGGTTCGGCCAGGCGAGCCGCACGCCGGTGACCCTCGACTTCTTCCACCTGCTCGGTGGGCCCGAACGCGTCACGATCCAGCACTTCCACTACGCCGGCGGCGGCGCCCCGTACGGCTCCGACCTCGCGGCGCTGGTGAGCCTGGTGGAACAGGGCCGGCTGCACCCGGAGATCGGCCGTGTCGCCGACTGGGCGCAGACCGCCGACACCCTGGTCGACCTGCGAGAGCGCACGATACGCGGCAAGGCCGTTCTGCTGACCGGAGGAACACGATGA
- a CDS encoding LysR family transcriptional regulator → MDLDVAQVRAFVRTAEELHFGRAAGTLAISQQALSKRIARLESLLGTELFQRRGGNGVRLTEAGQRFLPPARQTVAAADAAVAVVLGEQRPLRVDVWGHLYTPMRTLAQVAGRAGELTLGHGRDLPSVTTALLRGDIDAAFGRVHPPLPAGLTHRLVRLEPVDAVLSTDHPLAAAPALRPDQLRDSTLWAPGALDRLDFLHRFADRFGIRNTATSINLGLAHFLTEVAEEPRRFSLVPADVPLPEIPGLCSVPLVDPTPLYAWSLLWRTGNGHPGLTGLATACAEEAGRRRWLEYAPTRDWLPEPPPGP, encoded by the coding sequence ATGGATCTCGACGTGGCGCAGGTACGTGCCTTTGTGCGCACCGCCGAGGAACTGCACTTCGGCCGGGCCGCCGGGACGCTCGCCATCTCCCAGCAGGCACTGTCCAAGAGGATCGCGCGGCTGGAATCCCTGCTCGGGACCGAGCTCTTCCAGCGGCGCGGAGGCAACGGAGTACGCCTCACGGAGGCCGGACAGCGCTTCCTCCCCCCGGCCCGGCAGACCGTGGCCGCCGCGGACGCCGCGGTTGCGGTGGTGCTCGGGGAGCAGCGTCCACTGCGCGTGGACGTCTGGGGGCACCTCTACACGCCGATGCGGACGCTGGCTCAGGTTGCCGGACGAGCCGGGGAACTGACGCTGGGGCACGGGCGCGATCTGCCGTCGGTGACGACGGCACTGCTGCGCGGCGACATCGACGCGGCGTTCGGCCGGGTCCACCCCCCACTGCCCGCCGGGCTCACACACCGACTCGTCCGCCTCGAACCGGTGGACGCCGTACTGAGTACGGACCACCCGCTCGCAGCCGCACCGGCGCTGCGGCCGGACCAGTTGCGCGACAGCACCCTCTGGGCACCCGGTGCACTGGACCGGCTCGACTTCCTCCACCGGTTCGCCGACCGGTTCGGCATCCGGAACACGGCCACGAGCATCAACCTGGGGCTCGCCCACTTCCTCACCGAGGTGGCGGAAGAGCCACGACGCTTCTCGCTGGTCCCCGCCGACGTGCCCCTGCCGGAGATTCCCGGACTGTGCTCCGTCCCCCTGGTCGACCCCACGCCGCTGTACGCCTGGTCACTGCTGTGGCGCACCGGAAACGGGCACCCGGGACTGACCGGCCTCGCCACCGCCTGCGCCGAGGAGGCAGGGCGAAGGCGATGGCTGGAGTACGCCCCGACCCGCGACTGGCTCCCTGAACCACCGCCCGGGCCGTAG
- a CDS encoding VOC family protein: MALRPVQVNIKALDGSAVGRFWAEALGWTAYSPGVTTYVGPAGGLVWPDPVFVCVDVVPVPEPKTAVKNRVHLDLATTSPAHQAELVARLKALGATPVDVGQADVPWTVLADPEGNEFCVLEPREIYRDTGPVAAIVVDCVDPRAMARFWGEALGWTLHEVTDDHASLRSAQGVGPYLEFLRTPDVKTVPDRVHLDLLPYAGDDPAAEVARLRALGATDLDLGQGDVPWTCLADPEGHEFCVLAPS; the protein is encoded by the coding sequence ATGGCGCTGCGACCTGTTCAGGTGAACATCAAGGCTCTCGACGGCTCGGCTGTCGGCCGGTTCTGGGCGGAGGCGCTCGGCTGGACTGCCTACAGCCCCGGCGTGACCACCTACGTCGGTCCCGCCGGCGGCCTCGTCTGGCCCGACCCGGTGTTCGTCTGCGTCGACGTGGTCCCCGTCCCGGAACCCAAGACGGCCGTGAAGAACCGTGTGCACCTCGATCTCGCCACCACCTCCCCCGCCCATCAGGCGGAGTTGGTCGCGCGCCTGAAGGCTCTCGGTGCGACGCCCGTCGACGTGGGTCAGGCGGACGTACCGTGGACGGTCCTCGCCGATCCCGAGGGCAACGAGTTCTGCGTGCTGGAGCCCCGGGAGATCTACCGGGACACCGGGCCGGTCGCCGCAATCGTCGTCGACTGCGTGGATCCGCGGGCCATGGCCCGGTTCTGGGGCGAGGCGCTCGGCTGGACCCTGCACGAGGTGACCGACGATCACGCGTCGTTGCGCTCCGCCCAGGGCGTCGGCCCGTATCTCGAGTTCCTCCGTACCCCCGACGTGAAGACCGTGCCGGACCGCGTCCATCTGGACCTGCTGCCGTACGCCGGTGACGACCCGGCAGCGGAGGTGGCCCGGCTGCGGGCCCTCGGGGCCACCGACCTCGACCTCGGCCAGGGCGACGTCCCGTGGACCTGCCTGGCCGACCCCGAGGGCCACGAGTTCTGCGTCCTCGCCCCGTCGTGA
- a CDS encoding NAD(P)H-dependent oxidoreductase — protein sequence MKTLIVHAHPEPKSLNSSLKDLAVSTLETAGHEVRVSDLYAMGWKAVVDAADYGPEASSPLKVALDSGRAFDAGTLTPDVVTEQEKLLWADTIIFQFPLWWYAMPAILKGWVDRVFTYHFAYGVGEHSDTRYGDRFGEGTLAGRRALLSVTAGGPESHYAARGINGPIDDLLFPIHHGILYYPGIEVLPPFVLYGTDRMTGEDYADVAKAWEQRLLTLETTEPIPFRRQNFGDYEIPSLQLKEGLEPAGRSGFGLHVRA from the coding sequence GTGAAGACGCTGATCGTCCACGCCCACCCGGAGCCGAAGTCGCTCAACAGCTCGCTGAAGGACCTCGCCGTGTCCACCTTGGAGACCGCCGGGCACGAGGTACGGGTGAGCGATCTGTACGCGATGGGCTGGAAGGCGGTCGTGGACGCCGCCGACTACGGCCCCGAAGCCTCGAGTCCGCTCAAGGTCGCCTTGGACTCGGGCCGGGCCTTCGATGCCGGGACGCTCACCCCGGACGTTGTCACCGAGCAGGAGAAACTGCTGTGGGCCGACACGATCATCTTCCAGTTCCCGCTGTGGTGGTACGCCATGCCCGCGATCCTCAAGGGCTGGGTGGACCGGGTGTTCACCTATCACTTCGCGTACGGCGTGGGCGAGCACAGCGACACCAGGTACGGCGACCGCTTCGGCGAGGGCACCCTCGCGGGCCGGCGGGCCCTGCTGTCGGTGACCGCCGGCGGCCCGGAGTCGCACTACGCCGCCCGCGGGATCAACGGTCCCATCGACGACCTGCTGTTCCCGATCCACCACGGCATCCTCTACTACCCGGGCATCGAGGTGCTGCCGCCGTTCGTGCTGTACGGCACCGACCGCATGACCGGCGAGGACTACGCGGACGTCGCCAAGGCCTGGGAGCAGCGCCTGCTCACTCTGGAGACGACCGAGCCGATCCCGTTCCGGCGGCAGAACTTCGGCGACTACGAGATCCCCTCACTGCAACTGAAGGAGGGTCTGGAGCCCGCGGGCCGCTCGGGCTTCGGGCTGCACGTGCGCGCGTGA
- a CDS encoding helix-turn-helix transcriptional regulator, which translates to MDDLAGFLRTRRSRVDPAAVGIPADSRRRVEGLRREEVAHLSGVSVDYYVRLEQGRATQPSEQVLDALARVLGLNETERGHLYRLARQRRRRAKAPGGRVRPELLRVLELVAGAPALIMDHRLDVLAGNRLAGLLYGRPIPGLNTARHVFLEEAGRGLYAEWEKCTLDVVGHLRLAAGKYPEDPRLASLIGELAMGSERFRRLWARADVRARTHGPKAYRHPLVGLLELHHENFALPDDSGMELLVLSAAPGSPAEDGLRLLAGLGADRSDAHPAVNAPM; encoded by the coding sequence ATGGACGATCTTGCGGGCTTCCTGCGGACCCGGCGTTCCCGGGTCGATCCGGCGGCCGTCGGCATCCCCGCCGACAGCCGGCGCCGGGTGGAAGGGCTGCGCCGCGAAGAGGTCGCGCACTTGTCCGGAGTCAGCGTCGACTACTACGTACGCCTGGAGCAGGGCCGCGCCACCCAGCCCTCCGAGCAGGTCCTCGACGCACTCGCCCGCGTCCTCGGCCTGAACGAGACCGAGCGCGGGCACCTCTACCGGCTCGCCCGGCAGCGCCGCCGCCGCGCGAAGGCGCCGGGCGGGCGGGTCCGGCCGGAGCTGCTGCGCGTACTCGAACTGGTCGCCGGCGCGCCCGCGCTGATCATGGACCACCGCCTGGACGTGCTCGCCGGAAACCGCCTCGCCGGGCTCCTCTACGGCCGGCCGATACCGGGCCTGAACACGGCCCGGCACGTCTTCCTCGAGGAGGCTGGGCGCGGCCTGTACGCGGAGTGGGAGAAGTGCACCCTCGACGTGGTCGGGCACCTGCGCCTGGCCGCCGGAAAATACCCCGAGGACCCGCGGCTGGCCTCGCTCATCGGCGAACTGGCGATGGGCAGCGAGCGTTTCCGCCGCCTCTGGGCCCGCGCGGACGTGCGCGCCCGTACCCATGGACCCAAGGCGTACCGGCATCCGCTGGTCGGACTGCTGGAACTGCACCACGAGAACTTCGCACTGCCGGACGACTCGGGTATGGAGCTGCTGGTGCTGTCCGCGGCTCCCGGCAGCCCTGCGGAGGACGGACTGCGCCTGCTCGCGGGCCTGGGCGCGGACAGGAGTGACGCGCATCCTGCGGTGAACGCACCGATGTGA
- a CDS encoding 2-phosphosulfolactate phosphatase, giving the protein MDDARFLGIAELTETETPSVAVVVDVMRAFTVAAWAFAQGAEKIVLAESLDEALALKARHPDWVALKDGPLAPGFDTVNSPGLLRSIDLGGRTVVQKTTAGTVGALAVKEAQLVLCAGFVVAEATARLLRTRRSADGVTFVVTGEDGQADEDLACAQYIARRATETGTETEPGTDAAEFLRRAAESRAAAELAQGVRQGVHADDVALCLELDRFPFAMVATLEDSLMVLRPQRIVHPHQDGRP; this is encoded by the coding sequence ATGGACGACGCTCGTTTCCTCGGTATCGCCGAACTGACCGAAACCGAAACCCCATCCGTGGCCGTCGTGGTCGATGTCATGCGTGCTTTCACCGTGGCAGCCTGGGCCTTCGCCCAGGGCGCGGAAAAGATCGTTCTTGCCGAGTCCCTGGACGAAGCCCTGGCGCTCAAGGCGCGCCACCCCGACTGGGTGGCGCTGAAGGACGGTCCGCTCGCGCCCGGGTTCGACACCGTCAACTCACCCGGCCTGCTGCGGTCCATCGACCTCGGCGGACGGACCGTTGTGCAGAAGACCACGGCAGGGACGGTCGGTGCCCTTGCCGTCAAGGAGGCGCAACTGGTGCTGTGCGCCGGCTTCGTGGTCGCGGAGGCAACAGCGCGGCTCTTGCGGACGCGCAGGAGTGCTGACGGTGTCACGTTCGTGGTCACCGGCGAAGACGGACAGGCCGATGAAGATCTGGCCTGTGCTCAGTACATCGCCCGGAGGGCCACCGAGACGGGGACCGAGACGGAGCCCGGAACGGATGCCGCCGAGTTCCTCCGCCGTGCTGCCGAGTCGCGCGCCGCTGCCGAACTGGCGCAGGGGGTGCGTCAAGGAGTCCATGCGGATGACGTCGCGCTCTGTCTCGAGCTCGACCGGTTTCCCTTTGCGATGGTGGCGACCTTGGAAGACTCGCTCATGGTCCTGCGTCCACAGAGAATCGTTCATCCTCATCAGGATGGCCGTCCGTAG
- a CDS encoding helix-turn-helix transcriptional regulator, giving the protein MRADRLVSLVLLLRQHGRLSAATLARELEVSTRTVLRDIDALSAAGVPVYAERGRHGGFELLPGFRTELTGLNHDEALALLIAGSRRGAQAFGLGPALASAMRKVVDALPESYRATAAGATRRLLIDPETDLLSRRVDAEADEVPDAVVAEVRRAVFAGHRLRIRYAAVYRTPKWRTVDPIGLVTVRGQGYLLASRSGADRTYRLSRILAAEELAEPAQRPERVDLDRVWQERSRRFRAGGDQVTVRVRVDPARREELVGTALAVVTDEAEEAAEEAGAGGWLRLEVAFQDPRHAEWALWQLGTSAEALAPQWLRDSLHNRAAAIAACYGRPS; this is encoded by the coding sequence GTGCGCGCCGATCGGCTGGTTTCGCTGGTACTGCTGCTGCGGCAGCACGGTCGGCTGTCCGCGGCCACGCTGGCCCGCGAGCTGGAAGTGTCCACCCGTACCGTGCTGCGCGATATCGATGCGCTGTCCGCAGCCGGTGTCCCGGTCTACGCCGAGCGCGGCCGGCACGGCGGTTTCGAGCTGCTGCCCGGTTTCCGGACCGAGCTCACCGGGCTGAACCACGACGAGGCACTTGCCCTGCTGATCGCCGGATCGCGGCGCGGCGCTCAGGCGTTCGGTCTCGGCCCGGCGCTCGCGTCGGCCATGCGCAAGGTGGTCGACGCGCTGCCGGAGAGCTATCGGGCCACCGCGGCCGGCGCGACTCGTCGCTTGCTCATCGACCCGGAGACCGACCTCCTCTCGCGCCGGGTGGATGCCGAGGCCGATGAAGTGCCGGACGCCGTCGTGGCCGAGGTGCGGCGCGCGGTGTTCGCCGGACACAGGCTGCGCATCCGCTATGCGGCCGTGTACCGGACCCCGAAGTGGCGCACGGTGGACCCGATCGGCCTCGTCACCGTGCGCGGCCAGGGCTACTTGCTGGCCTCGCGGTCCGGCGCGGACCGCACGTACCGGCTGTCCCGCATCCTGGCCGCCGAGGAACTCGCCGAACCGGCGCAGCGACCGGAGCGGGTCGATCTGGACCGGGTCTGGCAGGAACGCAGCAGGCGGTTCCGGGCGGGCGGCGACCAAGTCACCGTACGGGTACGGGTGGACCCGGCGCGCCGGGAGGAACTGGTGGGCACCGCGCTGGCCGTCGTCACCGACGAAGCGGAGGAAGCCGCCGAGGAAGCCGGCGCAGGTGGCTGGCTGCGGCTGGAAGTGGCCTTCCAGGATCCGAGGCACGCCGAATGGGCGCTGTGGCAGCTCGGCACGAGCGCGGAGGCCCTGGCCCCGCAGTGGTTGCGCGACTCCCTCCACAACCGCGCCGCCGCCATCGCTGCCTGCTACGGACGGCCATCCTGA
- a CDS encoding RidA family protein — MAHAIVNPDGLHDPVPFGYSHTATVPAGTELVLIAGQYGSGPDGSVVSTDFAEQVEQAFRNVGVALAAHGLDLGHVVQLRTYVVNHDVSKLGPIAAAVQERWGTKPPTQTLIGVASLAAPDVLFEVEALAARP, encoded by the coding sequence ATGGCACACGCCATCGTCAATCCGGATGGTTTGCACGACCCGGTTCCGTTCGGCTACAGCCACACCGCCACCGTCCCCGCAGGCACGGAACTGGTGCTGATCGCGGGTCAGTACGGATCGGGCCCGGACGGTTCGGTCGTCTCGACCGATTTCGCCGAGCAGGTGGAGCAGGCGTTCCGCAACGTCGGCGTCGCCCTTGCCGCCCATGGGCTCGACCTCGGTCATGTCGTCCAGCTCAGGACGTACGTGGTGAACCATGACGTCAGCAAGCTCGGGCCGATCGCCGCCGCCGTGCAGGAGCGCTGGGGCACGAAGCCGCCCACCCAGACCCTCATCGGTGTCGCGAGCCTGGCGGCGCCCGACGTGCTGTTCGAGGTCGAGGCCCTCGCCGCCCGTCCCTGA
- a CDS encoding RICIN domain-containing protein: MRSVRRLMVLAATTGLLAGVALTGAPAFAAAPLLKSNLNGRCADIFMAHQENGSSVVSWDCHGGLHQQWRWDGEQIRSGLNGKCLEIYGPHLGDQGSVAMWDCHGGLHQKWFRNGSEIRNRVNGKCLDILAGRPENGQLLVSWACNGARSQSWDF; the protein is encoded by the coding sequence ATGAGGTCTGTGCGACGACTGATGGTGCTGGCGGCGACCACCGGGCTCCTGGCCGGAGTTGCCCTGACGGGCGCGCCCGCGTTTGCCGCGGCCCCGCTGCTCAAGTCCAATCTGAACGGAAGGTGTGCCGACATCTTCATGGCCCATCAGGAGAACGGCTCCTCCGTCGTGTCGTGGGACTGCCACGGAGGTCTCCACCAGCAGTGGCGCTGGGACGGTGAGCAGATCCGCTCCGGCCTGAACGGAAAGTGTCTGGAGATCTACGGCCCCCATCTGGGTGACCAGGGCTCGGTGGCCATGTGGGACTGCCACGGCGGTCTTCACCAGAAGTGGTTCCGGAACGGCAGCGAGATCCGCAACCGGGTGAACGGAAAGTGCCTGGACATCCTGGCCGGCCGTCCCGAGAACGGCCAGCTCCTGGTGAGCTGGGCGTGCAACGGCGCGCGGAGCCAGAGCTGGGACTTCTGA
- a CDS encoding class I SAM-dependent methyltransferase: protein MPLLEISDLITAVEPRSAHRLPVRRADVIRQLRESGDERAARLVAELPVDQDGVLDPHAVDRLLISVHTELQRLNEELRIGHRLVHLLGPLFTAIRSTAGQQGPYRLVDVGCGLGYAIRWLAATNALGADVELVGVDLDAALVGEADRLARAEDLDCRFVHGNAFDLPEAATVYISTGVLHHFRGPALAEFFQAQAASPALAFCHFDIAATRLAPIGARIFHRARMRNPLGRHDGVVSALRAHSDETLLRAAAVPGIRPLLYEPRGAVNPFCTTLRPIIGVRPHLEAPLRSALGRDARRIVGPEQLAEAGRR from the coding sequence GTGCCCCTGCTAGAGATATCCGACCTGATCACGGCGGTGGAACCGCGCAGCGCCCACCGGCTCCCGGTCCGGCGCGCCGACGTGATCCGGCAGCTCCGCGAGAGCGGAGACGAGCGCGCCGCCCGGCTCGTTGCCGAGCTGCCCGTGGACCAGGACGGCGTACTCGACCCGCACGCCGTGGACCGCCTGCTCATCAGCGTGCACACCGAGCTCCAGCGCCTGAACGAGGAGCTGCGGATCGGCCACCGCCTGGTCCACCTGCTCGGCCCGCTCTTCACCGCCATCCGGTCGACTGCCGGGCAGCAAGGCCCGTACCGCCTGGTCGACGTCGGTTGCGGTCTGGGCTACGCGATCCGCTGGCTGGCGGCCACCAACGCCCTCGGCGCGGACGTCGAGCTGGTCGGGGTCGATCTCGATGCCGCGCTCGTCGGCGAAGCGGACCGGCTCGCCCGCGCAGAGGACCTCGACTGCCGCTTCGTCCACGGCAACGCCTTCGACCTGCCGGAGGCCGCGACCGTCTACATCTCCACCGGGGTCCTGCACCATTTCCGCGGCCCCGCCCTGGCCGAGTTCTTCCAGGCCCAGGCCGCCTCACCGGCCCTCGCCTTCTGCCACTTCGACATCGCCGCGACCCGCCTCGCGCCGATCGGCGCCCGGATCTTCCACCGTGCCCGGATGCGCAACCCGCTCGGCCGCCACGACGGCGTCGTCTCCGCACTGCGCGCGCACAGCGACGAGACGCTGCTGCGCGCCGCTGCGGTACCCGGCATCCGCCCACTGCTGTACGAGCCGCGCGGCGCGGTGAATCCGTTCTGCACCACTCTGCGCCCGATCATCGGGGTGCGCCCGCACCTGGAGGCGCCGCTTCGCAGCGCCCTCGGACGGGACGCGCGCCGCATCGTCGGCCCGGAGCAGCTTGCCGAGGCCGGCCGCCGATGA
- a CDS encoding flavodoxin family protein, giving the protein MKAVIVCASVSHGNTRRVADAMAQVLGAKVVSPEQADLAELAGAELVGFGSGVFYSRLHPRLTDFVKALPTGRGRAFVFATSGLPEIPPAPFTRPLVRLLEGKGFEVDGSFSCRAFDTWAPFRLIGGINRQRPNAGDLAAARAFAERLRDGLGSVS; this is encoded by the coding sequence ATGAAGGCAGTCATCGTGTGCGCCTCCGTGTCGCACGGCAATACGCGTCGTGTCGCCGACGCCATGGCCCAGGTGCTCGGCGCGAAGGTCGTCTCCCCCGAGCAGGCCGACCTGGCGGAGCTGGCCGGCGCCGAGCTCGTGGGGTTCGGCTCTGGCGTCTTCTACAGCAGGCTCCATCCCCGTTTGACCGACTTCGTCAAGGCGCTTCCCACCGGGCGGGGCCGGGCGTTCGTGTTCGCCACCAGCGGGCTCCCCGAGATCCCGCCGGCTCCTTTCACCCGCCCCTTGGTCCGGCTGCTCGAAGGCAAGGGCTTCGAGGTGGACGGGAGCTTTTCGTGCCGGGCGTTCGACACCTGGGCGCCTTTCCGGCTCATTGGCGGTATCAACAGGCAGCGGCCGAACGCCGGGGACCTGGCCGCCGCGCGGGCGTTCGCCGAGCGGCTGCGGGACGGGCTGGGGTCGGTATCCTGA
- a CDS encoding VOC family protein — MDMTLQLTIDCADPQKLVAFWSEALGYVPEPAPAGHATWREYWAAMGVPEEELPVGAGDIPESIVDPAGRGPRVWFQLVPEPKTTKNRIHFDLKVGGGRDVPLAVRTQRVTTTVERLIKAGASVLRITDEPDMGQYAVLLQDPEGNEFDVV; from the coding sequence ATGGACATGACGCTGCAACTGACGATCGACTGCGCCGACCCGCAGAAGCTGGTGGCGTTCTGGAGCGAGGCCCTGGGATACGTCCCCGAACCTGCACCGGCCGGCCATGCCACGTGGCGGGAGTACTGGGCGGCCATGGGGGTGCCCGAGGAGGAGTTGCCTGTGGGTGCGGGCGACATCCCGGAGTCGATCGTCGATCCGGCGGGACGAGGGCCCCGGGTGTGGTTCCAACTGGTTCCGGAACCCAAGACCACCAAGAACCGGATCCACTTCGACCTGAAGGTCGGCGGTGGGCGCGATGTCCCGTTGGCGGTCCGCACTCAGCGGGTCACCACCACTGTGGAAAGACTGATCAAGGCCGGTGCCAGCGTGCTTCGGATCACGGATGAGCCGGACATGGGGCAGTACGCCGTCCTGCTGCAGGACCCGGAAGGCAACGAGTTCGACGTTGTCTAG